Proteins from one Gimesia maris genomic window:
- a CDS encoding glutamine amidotransferase has product MMHLAQLQFGAPGWFAISLTLIAGAFALLIYAYRSLTLKQSLSGAALCLKLSAIAILSIALTEPLWSGTRIQPGTNLFAVLVDDSASLQIRDPDTGQTRLQQVQQLLAGEAKNQTSSQPQWLVDLHQNFSVRLYSVDSRAHAKADLQHLTFTGKQSNLISSINELNQRYQKLPLAGILLMSDGISAGEISQLQQSVPVYPVPIGSETPSTDLAITNTSVSYSPFEDAPIRILADLSATHCQQSQVETQLLDQTGKVVETVTRQIETPDQQLQVRFQVRPDQPGIAFYQVKTRLISNANQELTLANNQRTLKLDRGRTAHRVLYVSGRPNWEFKFLRRAIEDDEYIHLVGLIRIAKKEAKFDFRSREGEEGNALYRGFDQQNESDLERYDQPVFVRINTQSPDELSDGFPKTEAELFQYETIIIDDLEAAFFTHDQLELITRFVSERGGGLVMLGGQESFQQGGYDKTDFKQLLPIYFSQRTDSEIESDYQFDLTRDGWLQPWMRHHKNEQDEHKRLADMPAFKTVNHVDSIKPGAVLTAELKGSQQSRHPALASQRYGLGRVSAVMIGDLWRWRLKEDSTDPQLNKAWRQLLRWMTTDALEPVNLQIEEVAAGSAGTRIKVHVRDEDFQKRSDYQVELEVTTPNQETLKLNADPVADQPGEYQSVYLPDLPGGYSITARVTTPDSKTSTTKGGWVHAPETVEFRSVNPDLSLLKQLATESNGEVIPAAQLSRFVRSIDQREIPVTEESISPLWHHPWVLLLVLGCLFGEWSLRRWKGLP; this is encoded by the coding sequence GCCTGAAACTGTCTGCGATTGCCATTCTCTCCATCGCATTGACTGAACCCTTATGGAGTGGCACACGAATTCAACCCGGTACCAATCTGTTCGCTGTCCTGGTAGACGACAGCGCCAGTCTGCAAATCAGAGACCCTGACACAGGACAAACCCGCCTGCAGCAGGTCCAGCAACTGCTTGCAGGAGAAGCAAAGAATCAGACGTCATCTCAGCCTCAATGGCTGGTTGACCTGCATCAGAACTTTTCCGTTCGGCTCTACTCTGTTGATTCGCGCGCCCATGCAAAAGCCGATTTACAGCATCTGACGTTCACTGGCAAACAAAGTAATCTCATTTCCAGTATCAATGAATTGAATCAGCGTTATCAGAAGCTGCCTTTAGCAGGTATCCTCCTGATGAGCGACGGCATCTCCGCCGGGGAAATCAGCCAGCTGCAACAAAGCGTGCCCGTGTATCCGGTTCCCATCGGCAGCGAGACTCCTTCTACCGATCTGGCAATCACGAACACGTCGGTCAGTTATTCCCCCTTTGAAGACGCCCCGATTCGTATTCTGGCAGACCTCTCCGCGACACACTGTCAGCAGAGCCAGGTCGAAACACAACTGCTGGATCAGACCGGGAAAGTTGTAGAAACAGTCACTCGTCAAATCGAGACTCCCGATCAACAGTTGCAAGTCCGGTTTCAGGTGCGGCCGGACCAACCGGGGATTGCTTTTTACCAGGTCAAAACCAGACTGATTTCGAACGCAAACCAGGAACTGACGCTGGCCAATAACCAGCGCACACTAAAACTGGACCGTGGTCGAACCGCGCATCGCGTGCTTTATGTCTCGGGTCGTCCTAACTGGGAATTCAAGTTTCTGCGTCGCGCGATTGAAGATGATGAGTACATTCACCTCGTGGGGTTGATCCGAATTGCAAAAAAAGAAGCGAAATTCGATTTTCGCAGTCGCGAAGGCGAAGAGGGAAATGCGCTCTACCGCGGATTCGACCAGCAGAATGAATCTGACCTGGAACGATATGACCAGCCTGTTTTCGTACGCATCAATACCCAGTCACCGGATGAGTTAAGCGACGGATTCCCTAAAACCGAAGCAGAACTGTTTCAATATGAGACCATTATCATCGATGATCTGGAAGCTGCTTTTTTTACCCATGACCAGCTGGAATTGATCACTCGCTTTGTGTCTGAACGGGGGGGAGGCCTGGTCATGCTGGGAGGCCAGGAGTCATTCCAGCAGGGAGGATACGACAAAACAGATTTCAAACAGCTGTTACCCATCTATTTTTCTCAGAGAACCGATTCAGAGATTGAAAGCGATTACCAGTTTGACTTGACCCGCGATGGCTGGCTGCAGCCCTGGATGCGCCATCATAAAAATGAACAGGATGAACACAAGCGGCTCGCCGATATGCCTGCGTTTAAAACGGTCAATCATGTGGATTCCATAAAACCGGGTGCGGTTTTGACTGCAGAACTCAAAGGATCACAACAATCTCGACATCCTGCTCTCGCCAGTCAACGGTACGGCCTGGGACGAGTCTCGGCAGTCATGATTGGCGACTTATGGCGCTGGCGATTAAAAGAAGACTCAACTGATCCACAGTTGAATAAAGCCTGGCGACAGTTATTACGGTGGATGACCACCGATGCGCTGGAACCGGTGAATCTGCAAATTGAAGAAGTCGCGGCAGGATCAGCTGGCACTCGAATCAAAGTCCATGTCCGCGATGAGGATTTTCAGAAACGAAGTGACTACCAGGTCGAACTGGAAGTCACCACACCGAATCAGGAAACGCTCAAATTGAATGCAGATCCAGTGGCAGATCAGCCGGGCGAATATCAGTCTGTTTACCTGCCTGATTTACCTGGCGGCTATTCCATTACGGCGCGCGTTACCACACCGGATTCAAAAACCAGTACGACAAAAGGAGGTTGGGTTCATGCGCCTGAAACTGTCGAGTTCCGATCGGTGAACCCGGATCTCTCCCTGTTAAAACAACTGGCGACAGAATCAAACGGAGAAGTCATTCCTGCTGCTCAACTGTCACGTTTTGTCCGTTCAATCGATCAACGCGAAATTCCGGTTACTGAAGAATCAATCTCTCCACTCTGGCATCATCCCTGGGTACTGCTGCTCGTTCTGGGATGCCTGTTTGGAGAATGGTCATTGCGACGCTGGAAAGGATTGCCCTGA